From Equus quagga isolate Etosha38 chromosome 3, UCLA_HA_Equagga_1.0, whole genome shotgun sequence, one genomic window encodes:
- the LOC124236775 gene encoding olfactory receptor 2AJ1, producing MGLENQTYSSDFILMGLFFSSKTNLLFFSFILIIFIMTVAQNTVMILLIHRDPPLHTPMYFLLSHLSYMDILHISNIVPKMVTNFMLCSRTISFAGCGSQIFLSITLLGGEYLLLAAMSYDCYVAVCHPLRYPILMNDYVSSLMATGSWLVGTVNSIVHTAYTLHLPFCGSRAIDHFFCEVPVMLKLSCVDTTHYERGVYVSGIIFLLIPFSLIFASCVQVLLTVLQMKSSEAQKKLFSACFFHVIVVIMYYGPFIFTYMRPKSYHTPGQDKFLAIFYTIVTPTLNPIIYSFRNKDVLGVLKNMLKNNFMHKNRNKCLIYIPQDQLATIHREDNIVRTPEHEGGDEEPP from the exons caaaacaaatctgcttttcttttcctttatattgattatttttattatgactgTAGCACAAAATACAGTCATGATTCTCCTTATCCACAGAGACCCACCACTTCATACTCCAATGTATTTCCTGCTCAGCCATCTCTCTTATATGGATATCTTGCATATTTCCAATATTGTTCCCAAAATGGTCACTAACTTTATGTTATGCAGCAGAACTATTTCTTTTGCTGGTTGTGGCTCCCAGATATTTCTATCCATCACCCTCTTGGGTGGTGAGTACCTTCTCCTGGCAGCAATGTCCTATGATTGCTATGTAGCCGTCTGTCACCCACTGCGCTATCCCATTCTTATGAATGACTATGTCAGCAGTCTCATGGCTACAGGGTCCTGGCTTGTCGGGACTGTCAACTCCATAGTTCACACAGCTTACACACTCCATCTTCCTTTCTGTGGCTCAAGAGCTATTgatcactttttctgtgaagtcCCTGTAATGTTGAAATTGTCCTGTGTGGACACAACACACTATGAACGAGGAGTTTATGTAAGTGGCATCATTTTTCTGCTCATCCCTTTTTCCCTAATCTTTGCTTCTTGTGTCCAAGTTCTCCTTACTGTCCTCCAAATGAAATCATCTGAAGCACAGAAAAAGCTGTTTTCCGCATGCTTTTTCCACGTGATTGTGGTCATAATGTACTACGGGccatttattttcacatatatgaGACCTAAGTCATACCACACTCCAGGCCAAGATAAATTCCTGGCCATATTCTATACCATCGTCACTCCCACACTCAACCCAATTATCTACAGCTTTAGGAATAAAGATGTTTTGGGGG ttttaaaaaatatgcttaaaaataactttatgcataaaaatagaaacaaatgctTGATCT ACATTCCACAAGACCAACTTGCAACTATCCACAGAGAAGACAATATTGTGAGGACTCCAGAACATGAAGGTGGAGATGAAGAACCACCCTGA